The DNA window GTACTTTCATAGCTGGTTTCTTTCTTTTCTCAGAAATCATCTTCCGGAATTTTGCAAATCAGAGAGCTAGGGAAATACAGAATGCATGCAATGATAGCGAGCTTTGGTTGCGACGAGGACAAAAAAATCGTACCGATTTCACATTACCTACCATGGATCAGAGAGGTCACCAAATATAATCAGATTGAGTACAATTTCACCGACGTTGGTTTAGGagagaaatgcttcaagaaCGATGGCATTGGCGGGGTGTGCCTGCCAACAAACGAGTGTCCTCAAATACAAAAGAACTTCAAAGCTCTGTGGAAGAACAATTCAATAAGTACGTGTGGCTTTGAGGGAGATGAAGCGTTGACGTGCTGTGCAACAGAAGATATGCAAGTGGGACCAGATACGGAAACATTATTTCGTGATATCATACAAGAAATTGAAAACTGCGAATTACTCTACGATGAGTTCAGACGAACACCTGAAGAGCACCAACTTCATTCTCAAGTTGCAATTATTGATATTCACAATTCAATTAACTGCACTGCAACACTTATATCAACTCGATATTTGCTCACATCCGCACAGTGCGTTCTGGAGTAAGTTAACTCGGTTTTTACGGTATATATAGCACAATTAAGGTTCTTATCCTTTTAGTGTTGATATTCCTCATTCATCCGTTTGGCTCGGCATGGGAGACGAGGAAGAAACTGTTGGACAGAAAAATAACATTCAGGCAATATTCCTTCATCCAAAATTCCACCCCAAAACAAGCCACTTCAATTTAGCCGTAGTCATGCTTAAATACCCAGCGTTGATCCAATCATTTAGCGTGCCGGCCTGTTTGTGGCGTGAAAAGTCCAAAATGCCAACTAATTTGGAGGCTGTAAGTTTTCATAGCGATGAACGAATCTTTTCAGTGGCGGCTACTACCCCGATGTACTACAGTGATTGCCGTCGGTTGCACGATTCACAACTCATCCCGTCAGAACTATGCGTTCAATACAAATCCCGCTCAGAATGTAATTCCGTCGAGCAGGAAACTTTGTGTCAAAACCCGGGAAGCGGGTTGTATTCCAACCTTTACTATGGCGAAGATATGAAACCAGTAACGTATGTCGTTGGCATTTTCAACAAAGGACATACGTGTGATAAACGAGGACCTGCTATATACACACGAGTTAGTGAGTACTATCAGTGGATTAAAAGTGTAATTTATTTAAGTTCTCAACAAACGAAAtaaaatgttaatgttaatgctTTATGGTACATGTTGAATTCAATAAtgcaaatgtctgtgtatgtttCTGTGTATGACAGTTTGGAGATACttaccgaaaatttaaaaaaataagaaagcgCTATGTGGGAATATTTTCTTCACCACACGTCTCATTTCTCTCGGGGAAATCATCATGTCATTTCGTAGCAGTCGCAATCATACATTTCTACTTATGCCAAagcgtttttgttttttattgaagGTGCAACAGCTGTCAAGATATACTTATTAAGTCCACATTTTGAGCCAGTATAGCCAGTGTTACATTAATGTAGATAGTTTCACACTTGtagcattttcgtttttacattgtgtaatgcaaaaaaatgagacagactgattacacccaagtttgaatgagtattAAAAACGAAAATACTGTTAGTCTAAAGCCGTCCCAAAAATGATAGCACCAATTACACCgatgtagtgcactgtcaaaatgAAATTGCCCTTAGTCTAAAGCCGTACCAAGTATGATGGATGGTTTTCCAAGCAGCCGTTGCAATTAGTCATTCACACATCGTCTTCACAtttcgtcttccatctgcacccgCTGCACCCTACCCTTGATTGTTCGCAACACCTTCCATTCGAAAACACTaatggccaatttcttcactggatgaaaaccggttttcactgaaaaccagttttcgggcTGTTGGTTGCCAATTaaccgaaaaccggttttcatccaagtgaagaaattggccgtaagagTGCGTTAGTCCTCAGCCAGGGTAGTCCAGGAGTCTAACTAACTCGAACCTGTTGTGTTattttatgacaaacgccatttagaTGGTATCCCTAATTGTagttaaaaaatatttctatcGAAACAAGATTGGTATAATACAGGTGTTCTCATTTTCTACCAGCGTGTCTCTTTTTTCATCAACACTGTACTCGTAAAACATTacatttgaatttgatttttttgtttctataaaACTCACTGTAACAAACAAATAATAACAAATCGCGACACCTCTACTATATTATGTCGCCATCGACCAGAGTAAACAAATGGAAAACTAACTTTTTGCGACGAATTAGATTAAGTATCACAGAGAACAAACTTCTATGATCGAacaaatctatatatatatatatatatatatatatatatatatatatatatatatatatatatatatatatatatatatatatatatatatatatatatatatatatatatatatatatatatatatatatatatatatatatatatatatatatatatatatatatatatatatttatatatatatatataaatatatatatatatatatatatatatatatatatatatatatatatatatatatatatatatatatatatatatatatatatatatatatatatatatatatatatatatatatatatatatatataacttgtgtaaacatttgattgAATATAATTTAAAACACTAGCGCGGCCACGCCaccttatcccaactatccgtcaaaccCATTCCGGAATCGGTTCGGAATCCTTCATGTTTCCACGTATtacaaataaaaccaaaaatgcAGCTCGAAAAATGTTTGTTGAATCGCGTACCGAGATACATTTCACTAATAGAATTTAAATTAAAGGAAGTATACGAGAAGCTCAAACGGAACCCAGAATTGATACTACTGAATGAGCGTAGAAGTTTATAATCAGTTATTGAAACTCATCCGTCCAAAGCTAATTAAGAATAGTGGGAGGTCTATAAGTCCAGGAATTCGTTTGGCAATAACACAAGTGATTCGCAAGCATCAATAGCTTTGCTATTTCCGCAGCATGTAATGTTATTCATGACACAATATAAGCTTATAAGCTATTTGGGAAGTGCTATCACCAATTTGTTTGCGGAATCACCAttaaaatgtggaataaaatcACAGTTGAAAGTTCGGTTTATAGTTTATGAATGGTAAATacataaaatgtaaaaattgacCACATCATGGAACCCAGTTACATAATTActggaattattttttattcgttCTATACATTGCTTGTAACactaaaactggattctaaccgcactgcgaaCTTACCAtctatatagggtgatgagcctattttcaccatactaagcaaggtgcctcactaattcgataatttcttgccttacaatcaatagaatgcgtaaaaattgacatcaaccgctttgcttcgttgttaagaaccaatataataacacaaatgcgttgaacacagtaaaattctcgtgtttgagcacaatgaaaactcgaatcgagtgcccctattgttgcgctaccatttgactcaatgcgttgaacaaagatggcagacactgctctaaccaacggcttcaaatgggtagggtgataatagaaacatggcgcaaataggctcatcaccctatataaaaatcaatgtatgtttgtatgtatgtccgctaactacttctaaactacaagtccgatcttgatgaaatttggtatacgtattctttcccccaagaagatgttcatggcatggttttttttggaagggggggggggtacactgagtttaagggggggggggggttgttttttaggcaaaattatttatatctccaaATTTATTAGGATTTGGCATAAGTATTTCTTCCACCAAGAAggtggacatgattgttggtttcggaatctgaaggagagggagggtttctgatgcaatatctgtcaattacttcaaaaatctacaattttgttgcatgtatgtttaccagcacataaatggaatggcaagaatttatttgatagagatctattacgcgaatgacagcataatactgatgaatggcaataatttgtcgaaaattaaattgaaaattgcactgGCGATCACGTATACGTATTCTTTCCcccaagaagatgttcatggcatggttttttttgggaaggggggggttgttttttaggtaaaaattatttatatctccaaatttattagtatttgacatatgtatttcgCCCACTGAGCCAATGGTTGATAGGAGTGGACCATGAAAGGGGGAGGGGGAGAAGAGAGTTCTGAAGTAAaccttatctattcattcaatgtgattattagcgatgaataaaattttgacataagtatttcttccactaaggagatggtcatggggtggtttttgtgcaCGACGGGGAGGGTGAGAAGTACCTAAGCCGAGGAaaaggagagggggggggggtgtactgaagaactttttttagCTACATATATTATATAGGATTTGGCATAAGTATTTCTTCCACCAAGAAggtggacatgattgttggtttcggaatctgaaggagagggagggtttctgatgcaatatctgtcaattacttcaaaaatctacaattttgttgcatgtatgtttaCTAGCACATAAATGgaatggcaagaatttatttgatagagatctattacgcgaatgacagCTTAATACTGATGAATGGCAataatttgtcgaaaattaaattgaaaattgcactgGCGATCActtcatctgaagttaaatcaacattgctggatgatggacgaacagctctgccctaaaaTACGTAAAATCgttacaatatcaatcaaaattcgggtgtaagcaaaatgctgaaagaatgcaacactgttatataggacgaattcaccAATCGTATATTTGGTGGCGTGATCGGCGATCTTTGTCAAATTTTACCCGTTAatcgacacctactgatgaaatcagttcttgcttaagggggtaggattattgttgaaaaaaatatcgcacctcaaaaaaaaatggcgattccgagagtgttagtctattcagtccATAAtgcaatattttcataaatgttcaccgcaaaatattgaaaattgggtgtgttacagtgaatcttcaggagacacctcgaataaatgcgatgtacagcataactcaaaatttactgaaccaaattgtttgaaattttgcacagttctccttcatatcaCAACATTattaaagatcataactttgttcacaaaaataagttttattattcttttaacaaaaattgcatttttagctgcagaatgctacgaaaaatttaaatatgaagaaaaaataaaagcttcgatcaatacctggggatatgtagaagaactgtgcaaaccttgaaagcgattggtccaatatattttgatttatgatgtacaccacaaagcaagttttCAACGAGATACCTGTAGAGATTCTCTGCcactggctcaattttcagtattctgctatgatatttgaagTAATATTATTCAATTGCGCAGTGATTATATGGAAAGTGcatgaatatactaacactctctgtatcgccaaaatattttttttaaatgcgccattttttatgaattaactttacccacgtccatctacactccgttatgtcttcgtatcattggaaatatgtttcgaaaacagaacttttcactatatgtgcattcttttattgaatgattcttatagtcaccttcgcaggtcaattcgccaaaaaagttagatatatgaattgggaaaatgttaatcgatgcaacaataaattcgaccacatttccacatgattttgtaaaataatacaatccgttgaagaactaatcgattgcgtatattgacttcaatttcatacaccactccatccaaaataaaatcgatggaaattctgttacgcatataaatctatggattatcgtgctgaattatttaattcagtcgatccaccatgctttcaggagtattgattttatacgtaacctacccagcagtctccgtcagacgagggtttttatatttaatggaaagaaaaaagttctttctacgaatttttgcgattaaggaagttACTTAAGATGTAAATTGAcctaaaaatattcgaaaattgacaataactttgttgtttcgagagctacagattcatcgttgttataaaaaatgtgcattttatccagcccggggacaacttgacaaatagtgcttgtttcatatatgtaccactaatttgatggtggcgctagtatgccttctccgtacgagtaccacgaacaacgaaacgaaattgtttcaagagaaaagcgtgtttcgttacgtgtgttatgaacgccgtcaatgcagcaagaacaacatttagaaaaaacatattccaaaatgtggataatgaaaacaattatttgagaataaatttatccctaactggaaactacagacactttatacacagactagcgaagtgtcaaaaatttcagccaaacggactgtcaaaaagtgcagccaaacgagcatgagggtttttGTAGAGGGAgtgcaagaggaagcccatgcaaagcttatgggagcttccgtgatgccagtttacatccatggttgctagtttttctgtttttctctccgctagtctgttatataaagtgtctgtactggaaactgtcagcaaggtacataaatcttattataaatttaactggaagtcgttgttttttttgttttattgttgtgtgatgtgtgtaatcggtaaatcatttgtgctttttgcccaagaaatatgaatgaaaatcattttggccaatgaaagtaaatcaccaagcctaacaattcgtgaacatatgacatcttatttcaaattaattaagaacgtcaagaattctagaatttcgtttgggaatataaacgaaatatgtaggattttctacacagttagcaaaaagggttttggatagaatttgtgcgcttttaccagaattctggcagcaaaccggtagtgcccGGTTTTAGCAAGAATACTGCCAGGAATATACAATTAtgttcgactcttgccagagttttgttcgacttttgcaataattctttccaaaagattttgcgatggttttggtactgATCCCTTCAGAATTCATTTCGCATATTACTCAGTTCCAGCCTGACAGAAAACTAATTGAACGGcatctaccggaggatttcatgttggttcgatcccgaagattttcggaaatttcaatataagtggaagtggctcgattttgaaagccaTTTTCTTGTATTcctgaaaatcgatttatttttcttggattttgtagatccaaaatggaatctatgtttctgttaaggtatggacagtttctaatttgaagagcgaaataaatttggtgatagaaatgcttaaattgttcatttttacagatatagaaaataatagatgcgccttttttaaattttgttccattcgagccgccatgacatcaccaaatcaccacaaaattcgcTTAGGAgctcaatatatgggagctgtcaagttgtccccgggctgattttatcgcttttaacaactttatagaagacacttttaataataaaaagtaatcgtaaaaagttatattcgaaaaactgttttaagagGTCTATCCCAAGTaaacctacatatctcgctacagttactatatagagctttagtatcttcagtaaagtttttcacgataatattttctagaactttactgaagacagcgaGCTTCTAGCAAAATTATTTgggaaaataaattttctatctcacttttagaggATCACtcactcaattcattatatcaaaagatgcatcTATATTTTTTAtctagaaacttcttcgaaaaaatccattctccaaaaccaatgattcaggagttattgaattttgattgtgaaaacgtcgttttgcaacactgtgcaccgcatgtgttgcaattgaaactttgtgtgcctattatattagttactgcgcaacatcgacccaccacacctgtgctttggttgaaaaatttcattaaagcgaccattgtaactagaaaatctaaaggagcagatgtactgctacctcgaattcgaatgataccaaggaatttcaaacgattgtgtgtaggaaaacagagcaatttatttaattgtactccaggtggtcaaactaagaacattgtctatccgcgagaaTTACAATAAGTTTCTTCTTAGTAAcacaaatatttgttatttttagtatatttaaaatatttcgtttagtcgAAGCGGGTGaagcgaagcgcaccgggttacagctagttATTCttataaattcttctcatagactggttaccCAAGTGACCACTAAGCACTAAAGCAAGCATTATATTCACCTTATAACAGCTTTTCAATGCTCATAGGTTCTATACAAGCTTTGCAAATGTCTATAAGCTTTATACAAGCTTTGCTAATGCTTATAAGCACTACGAATTTTAATCATTAAAACATGTCGTATATGGGTATATGAGGCTCTATTGTAAAGCATATAAACCTTAAAGATATAAGCCAGATACCACCGATGCCATTTTAATGCCTGTTATAGTTGACATTTCCATTACTCTAAATAATAAATTCCAATTCAAAACAAATATGAGGCACATTGTAAGCATGGAAACCTTATCAGCTTCCGAGGTTTGGGCATGTCgtcgtaaacaaattaaagggcACAAAACATTCGAGCCATAAAATGATATGGTACATTGCGATGATTTGTTTCAATTTAGTATACATCTAATGATAGTTTTGAAAAATATGATCAAAACCTTGCACCCAATTATAAGTATAATCACAACAGAAATCTCTCAATTTAAGAGCGCCAAATATCAGTTAGATTAGCCAACTCCCAAATGGATCAAACGTCAAGCGCGTTGGAGCAAAGTAACTTCCAAATCTTCTAAAGGCAGAAGTTCGAGCCTGGAACGTACGCTgtactgcaaaaaaaaaacgaaacggcGCATGCGACAGAAAGACCTTGAAAGAAAGAACGAGAAAAAAACTTTATTCCCtgtttttgtttcgtttttttccAACCAGTGGGCTCTACCCACCACAAATTGTTTTGACATATCTCCATAGGCGCGGTGGAAAAAGTAGGAGTAGGCAGTATATCAACCGAATATTTCGCCAAAAGTGGCCTTTAAGCAGCACTAAAGTACGATATTGAACCTATAAGCTCTGCTACCATTGATCTATAAGCGACTATAGAACCGAATTGATGCCATTTTCACGACttagtggttacttgggttATTTTGGATGTGTAACACCTGCAAAAATATCATGGACAAAGCACGTTTTCGTAACGCATTAGTGTCCGTTGAGTCCGCAAACCAAATGGTGATCGAGTAGCTTAAAAATTCAATTCGCAACGACATACTGGAGGAATTAAAGGTGGAAATTCGGACCAACTTCAAAACGATTGATCGACGCTGTACCAAAAACGCCGGTTCCTGGACCGCGACAATTTTTCTTTAATTCTGCTAAAAGAAAGAGAGACAACGACGATACAGGTTCCAATCCTTCTAAGCTGCTACGTGGTACTGATGCCGCCGGTTCATTGACACCATCCATCGCTGTGAATCGTGAAGATAAAAAAGTTTTGGTTGTACCTGTCAGGAATTTCGCCCGATGTCCCTGATGAAAGCGTCACCAAGCTAGCTGCGGACAAACTCGGAAATTCGAATATCACTGTCGTCAAGTTGGTCCCTCGTGGCAGAGATCCTAGAACATTGGCATGCCCACGGATCTCAAAGAAAAGGCTATGACGGCGTCTATATGGCCAGTTGGCATTGCTTATCGTGAGTTTGAAGGAAGTcggattccagaaaggttttttAGATACCGAATGCGCCCGACTCAGCAACAATGACTGCTTCCACTGCTCTTCGCCTTCCTCCCAACTAGTTACATCGCCTGTTTCACATCCTGTATTGCCTGTTCCCGAAGTTGCCGCACATTCCGAGCAGTTTCTttccgtttactaccagaacgtgcgaggaatgagaacgaaaacacaaGAATTACATCTAGCGCTTTCTTCTAGTGACTACGACGTCATTGTCCTTACGAAAACCTGGCTGCgcgaagacatattaaacgctgaGCTCTCGTCAAACTACGTAATATACCGCTGCGAATGCAACTCAACAACCAGTCATCTGCGTCGAGGTGGTGTCGTCCTAATAGCGGTAAAGAACAACCGCGTAGGCTCGCAGTTAAGCTTGTCTGGAATTGAACACCTGGAGCAAATCGCCGTGCGTGTCGCCATCCCGAATCAATCTGTATATATTAGCTGTGTTTATCTCAGGCCAAATGGTGATCCGGATTTGTGTCACGCGCACGTTAATGCTGTTCAAACAATTCTAGACAATGCTGGCAGCACCGACACTGTTCTCGTGtttggagactacaatcttccacgccttcagtggtcgctcgataatgatctaaaatgttacctacctattaatgcctcttcggaacaagaaatagctgtaacggagtctatggttgcaggcggtctgtaccagatctgctcattgacgaatgtgaaccggaggatcctcgatcttgcattcgtaaacaacacggataacgtagagctgcttgaacctccgactgctattctcaaagtcgatcctcaccacaaaccgtttgtcctgcggctagatgtacgtaccaacactggagatgattcatttcattcgcttGACGACCTTaattttgactttaaccgttGCAACTTTGACGAAATCTCCGCACTGATTGCCATTGTCGACTGGACCAACATAATGTGTTGTAATGAGCTTGACGAAGCAGTCGCGCTGTTTTATGGCAAAATATATGACATACTCCGCCTAAAGGTTCCACTGAAACGAGTCAACAGGAGGATGGTATTCAAATTTccatggtggaacgctgagattCGCCGTTTGCGTAATGCCCTGCGAAAACAACGCAAGCGTTATTTCCGCCATAAATCAGACGAAAACAAAGTTACTCTTTGACGGATAGAACTGCAATACGAAACGGCCCGGAATTCCGCTTTTCGTgagtatttgaatcatgtgcaaaatagccttcgcgatcacccattttggaaattcgttagcagcagaaaacgatctggtagtactcccactgacgttttccttggaaacgcaagcgcgcaatctcca is part of the Topomyia yanbarensis strain Yona2022 chromosome 1, ASM3024719v1, whole genome shotgun sequence genome and encodes:
- the LOC131677820 gene encoding venom prothrombin activator porpharin-D-like yields the protein MYHLVKFVFILSVVIPALSENQAGILLDYRNSYLSYEQKGLDICPFTYFRESCADFAHVIVIEPSVNTDNGSSAICLGTIISEQFVLTTASCVPTKHENLKLDAKIAEDIAIDSIYLHPDYKLSPDQGPSLNNLAIIKLNSSLSFNKNVAASCLWDSESLDLYTKVQEIEFDQTVQRLEQNTTICSGTAKNDCLKSALQQWCQRKSSSGILQIRELGKYRMHAMIASFGCDEDKKIVPISHYLPWIREVTKYNQIEYNFTDVGLGEKCFKNDGIGGVCLPTNECPQIQKNFKALWKNNSISTCGFEGDEALTCCATEDMQVGPDTETLFRDIIQEIENCELLYDEFRRTPEEHQLHSQVAIIDIHNSINCTATLISTRYLLTSAQCVLDVDIPHSSVWLGMGDEEETVGQKNNIQAIFLHPKFHPKTSHFNLAVVMLKYPALIQSFSVPACLWREKSKMPTNLEAVSFHSDERIFSVAATTPMYYSDCRRLHDSQLIPSELCVQYKSRSECNSVEQETLCQNPGSGLYSNLYYGEDMKPVTYVVGIFNKGHTCDKRGPAIYTRVSEYYQWIKSVIYLSSQQTK